In a single window of the Cupriavidus basilensis genome:
- a CDS encoding helix-turn-helix domain-containing protein: MDALLRLMSDERAYRRENLSIASLAAQLAVPEYRLRRLINQRLGHRNFNAFVNGFRLEEARAALSDPACRTLPVLTIALEAGFQSIGPFNRAFKAATGSTPTEFRREKLADF, from the coding sequence GTGGACGCCCTGCTGCGCCTGATGTCCGACGAACGCGCCTATCGCCGGGAAAATCTTAGCATCGCAAGCCTGGCTGCCCAGCTCGCCGTACCAGAATACCGGCTACGGCGCTTGATCAACCAGCGTTTGGGGCACCGCAATTTCAATGCCTTCGTCAACGGATTCCGGCTGGAGGAAGCACGCGCCGCGCTCAGCGATCCAGCATGCCGCACGCTACCGGTCTTGACGATTGCCCTGGAGGCTGGCTTCCAGTCGATCGGCCCATTCAATCGCGCCTTCAAGGCGGCCACGGGCTCCACGCCCACCGAATTTCGCAGAGAAAAGCTGGCCGATTTCTGA